The Litchfieldia alkalitelluris genome has a window encoding:
- a CDS encoding multicopper oxidase domain-containing protein, giving the protein MLRQFHVVAIPIRIVVNNFGDHNPNGRIYVLKEDEKEVKELVRKKPFTPVDLVQPLTIRANQGDVVEILFENQLPFNAGMHFQEADYNVLTSDGANVGFNPDTTVPCGEQILYRINATKEGVHFFTDLGNPSSSEHGSSIQGLFGALLVERRGSWWTDPVTGGPLKSGVFADVHNPFLPSFREYAWYFNDEMEIKDLTGNSPISPMTGQETESFHGVNLRYEPLSNRLRLVEEGVVSPDVEGEEVHHDSWVFGDPATPILRGYRDDPAVIRLIHGGVKETHVFHYHVHQWLRDPDNNQSELIDSQSISPQSYYTIEALYGLGSLHGAIGDAIIHCHLYPHFEVGMWGINRIFDTLQDGSQCYPNGVPIKPLQPLPDRPCPPKPTKERPGFPNFIPGKVGCKAPRPPLGIVGGREMTELEKNAAVPNARPGAVFVDSCLGNPVVAEFNVSLIELPIIYNRQGWHDPKGRLYVFDEDIDDILAGRKEPEPLVFHVPASTCIRMNFTNRLPHIIDGDAFQLVTRAYEVGFHIHYVKFDVLVTDGANVGWNYDSSVLPGETIRYEWYADSELKAFFYHDHLFSTSHEQHGIFGAGVIQPRFSKFFDSQTGEEVDHGTQVTVSNPLIPDYRDLSLFVQDFAYLFDKDGCPIQPPPYPGSLEDPGVFAVNYKCEPLQFRLGEDCDPAYSFSSYVNGDPVTPILRAYEGDSIRIRLQQGAHEESHSFNIHGLKWPQDRPDVNSQIKSQRHIGISESFTFEMEIPRSGDYLWAFETEEDVWLGTWGLIRAYDELVDDLIVLEDRPCPPPRTCPLPEVTGCPPPLANPLASLPPEASLDSPVREYSVVAMHTPIIYNEYGDHDPYGIIFALEEDVEDILCGRKNPEPLVLRGNTGDLIEVSLTSMLDFEKFPFPDGIHPYPPVKEQAFYPPSLRISLHPSLLNYDVKTSSGDTVGFNPDQTVGPGEVITYRWYVNAAFGTSALWDVADLRNHRSFGTFGAFISEPRFTTYLDPHTLEPVETGANVILVNPFLPSTREFVLIMHDGVRLEDKNGQVIIDPIEGILLEDNPEDMEVDTYDYGSRGFNYRTERLINRFREHPELSDLFSSKVFGDPATPVFEAYPGEPVTVRLTNPAERRRAHTFHLHGHYWKSDSRNIDSRVQSFVSHIVAGDTDDLPLIGGAGGVLNLPGDYMYRSGNIRWDIEQGMWGILRVHEELQKHLPRLTN; this is encoded by the coding sequence ATGTTACGACAATTTCACGTTGTAGCAATCCCTATTAGGATTGTTGTTAATAATTTCGGTGATCACAATCCTAATGGACGTATTTATGTATTAAAAGAAGATGAAAAGGAAGTGAAAGAGCTTGTTCGTAAAAAGCCTTTTACACCGGTTGATCTTGTTCAACCTCTAACGATTCGTGCGAATCAAGGTGACGTGGTTGAAATCTTATTTGAAAATCAGTTGCCATTTAATGCCGGCATGCATTTTCAGGAAGCTGATTATAATGTGTTAACATCAGATGGTGCAAATGTCGGTTTTAATCCGGATACAACAGTACCTTGCGGGGAGCAAATATTATATCGCATAAATGCTACGAAAGAGGGGGTCCATTTTTTCACAGATCTCGGAAACCCTTCGAGCTCTGAACATGGTTCTAGTATTCAAGGACTCTTTGGAGCATTACTTGTAGAAAGAAGAGGCTCATGGTGGACAGATCCTGTTACAGGAGGACCACTTAAAAGTGGGGTGTTTGCGGATGTTCATAATCCATTTTTACCGTCTTTTAGAGAATATGCTTGGTATTTTAATGATGAAATGGAAATTAAAGATCTGACAGGGAATAGTCCAATAAGTCCTATGACAGGACAAGAAACAGAATCATTTCATGGGGTGAATTTAAGATATGAACCCTTAAGTAACCGATTGAGGTTGGTGGAGGAAGGTGTTGTTTCTCCTGATGTTGAGGGAGAAGAGGTGCATCATGATTCATGGGTATTTGGTGACCCAGCAACACCAATATTAAGGGGGTATCGTGATGATCCAGCGGTTATTAGGTTAATTCATGGAGGAGTGAAGGAGACACATGTTTTTCACTATCATGTACATCAATGGTTAAGAGATCCCGATAATAACCAATCTGAACTAATTGATTCACAGTCAATTAGTCCCCAAAGTTACTATACGATTGAAGCTCTATACGGTCTCGGAAGTCTTCATGGAGCAATTGGAGATGCAATCATCCACTGTCACCTTTACCCTCACTTTGAAGTGGGGATGTGGGGAATTAACAGAATTTTCGATACACTTCAAGATGGAAGTCAATGTTATCCTAATGGCGTTCCTATCAAACCACTTCAGCCACTACCGGACCGACCATGTCCTCCAAAACCAACGAAAGAGCGTCCAGGTTTTCCTAATTTCATCCCTGGAAAGGTTGGTTGTAAAGCCCCAAGACCGCCTTTAGGAATTGTTGGGGGCCGGGAAATGACAGAACTGGAAAAAAACGCAGCTGTTCCGAATGCGAGACCAGGTGCAGTGTTTGTAGATAGTTGTTTAGGTAATCCAGTCGTTGCCGAGTTTAACGTATCACTCATCGAGTTACCGATTATTTATAATCGACAGGGCTGGCATGATCCTAAGGGTAGATTATATGTGTTTGATGAGGATATTGATGATATTCTAGCAGGAAGAAAAGAACCTGAGCCATTGGTATTTCATGTACCAGCATCAACCTGTATAAGGATGAACTTCACCAATCGACTTCCCCATATTATAGACGGTGATGCCTTCCAGCTTGTAACTAGGGCATATGAAGTCGGATTTCATATCCATTATGTAAAGTTTGATGTATTAGTAACAGATGGGGCTAATGTTGGTTGGAACTATGATAGTTCAGTATTACCAGGTGAGACGATTCGATATGAATGGTACGCTGATTCAGAGTTAAAAGCCTTTTTCTACCATGACCATTTATTTTCAACTAGTCATGAACAGCATGGTATCTTTGGAGCCGGGGTAATACAACCTAGGTTCTCTAAATTTTTTGACTCTCAAACTGGGGAAGAAGTTGATCATGGAACTCAAGTAACTGTAAGTAATCCACTTATCCCAGATTATCGAGATTTATCGCTATTTGTACAAGATTTTGCTTATTTATTTGATAAAGATGGCTGTCCAATTCAACCTCCTCCCTATCCAGGTTCTTTGGAAGACCCCGGGGTTTTTGCAGTTAACTATAAGTGTGAACCATTACAGTTTAGACTTGGAGAGGATTGCGATCCAGCATACTCCTTTAGTTCTTATGTAAATGGGGACCCAGTCACTCCTATCTTAAGAGCATATGAAGGAGATTCAATCAGAATTCGTTTACAACAAGGCGCACATGAAGAATCTCACAGTTTTAATATCCATGGTCTTAAATGGCCACAGGATCGACCCGATGTGAATTCACAAATAAAAAGCCAAAGGCATATTGGTATTTCAGAATCGTTTACATTTGAAATGGAAATACCGCGTTCAGGGGATTATTTATGGGCATTTGAGACTGAAGAAGATGTTTGGCTTGGGACGTGGGGATTGATACGAGCTTATGATGAGTTAGTTGATGATCTAATTGTGTTAGAGGACAGACCTTGCCCACCTCCTCGAACTTGTCCATTGCCAGAAGTCACCGGCTGCCCACCACCACTTGCGAATCCATTAGCGTCATTACCACCTGAAGCTTCACTAGATTCACCAGTTCGGGAGTATAGTGTTGTGGCAATGCACACACCTATTATTTATAACGAGTATGGAGATCATGACCCGTATGGAATCATTTTTGCACTTGAAGAGGATGTGGAGGACATTCTTTGTGGCCGAAAAAATCCTGAACCTCTTGTTCTACGTGGGAATACAGGAGATTTAATTGAAGTGTCTTTAACTAGTATGCTTGATTTTGAAAAGTTCCCATTTCCTGATGGCATTCACCCGTATCCACCAGTAAAGGAACAAGCTTTTTATCCACCATCACTTCGTATCTCCTTACATCCTAGTCTATTAAACTATGATGTGAAAACATCTAGCGGAGATACGGTAGGTTTTAACCCTGATCAAACAGTTGGTCCAGGGGAGGTGATTACCTATCGCTGGTATGTAAATGCTGCTTTTGGCACAAGTGCTTTATGGGATGTGGCTGATTTGCGTAATCACAGGTCGTTTGGTACCTTTGGGGCATTTATATCAGAACCACGATTTACAACCTATCTTGATCCACACACATTGGAGCCAGTCGAAACGGGGGCAAATGTAATTTTAGTTAATCCGTTTTTACCTTCAACAAGAGAGTTTGTGTTAATCATGCATGATGGAGTCCGGCTTGAGGATAAAAATGGTCAAGTAATTATTGACCCGATTGAAGGTATTCTGTTAGAAGATAATCCAGAAGATATGGAAGTTGACACATATGATTATGGTTCTCGTGGCTTTAACTACCGAACAGAGCGGTTGATAAATCGTTTTAGGGAGCACCCTGAATTGAGCGATTTATTTAGTTCAAAGGTATTCGGGGATCCTGCTACACCTGTTTTTGAAGCATATCCTGGAGAACCTGTCACAGTAAGACTGACAAATCCAGCTGAGCGTCGAAGGGCACACACCTTCCATTTACACGGCCACTACTGGAAGTCAGATTCACGGAATATTGACTCGCGTGTCCAGTCTTTTGTAAGTCATATCGTTGCAGGGGATACGGATGATTTACCTTTAATTGGCGGAGCTGGAGGAGTGTTGAATTTACCAGGTGATTATATGTACCGATCAGGAAATATTCGTTGGGATATTGAACAAGGGATGTGGGGAATTCTTCGAGTTCATGAAGAATTGCAAAAGCATTTACCAAGGTTAACTAACTAA